ATGCTCTGAAATTAGAAGGCTTAGTGCAAGTGCGAACTTTAGTAAATGGTGAAGCCCTTTATAGTTTAATACAACAGGACAAGCATCATCTAACTTGCCTCCAATGTGGCATTTCCATTCCTATTCATCAATGTCCTGTCCATGAACTCGAAAATCAATTACAAACCAGTCATCAATTTAAAGTGTTTTATCACACTCTAGAATTTTTTGGACTATGTACAAAATGTCAAGCTAGTAGTTCGTCAAATTTATTTTGACGGGTAATGATCGGAAAAAACTTCTGTTCTTCCCTCCCCTACCCCCCCCTGCCTCTCTTCTCCCCCTGCTTGCCTTCACCCGTCATTTTCGGGTTGACAGACTACTAGTTAGGAGTCAGAAAGAAGGAGTATGGCTAAGGCCACGCTGTGCTATCAGGAGGTAGGGGCGCAGGGACTGCGCCCATTCAGGAGTATGGCTAAGGCCACGCTGCGCTATCAGGAGTCAGAAAGAAGGAATAAAAGAAAGAAGAAGAAATTATTTAATTAGTGGGAAAGAGAGGTTTGGGATTAGGAGCATTATCTGAAACAATAGAACGAATACCTTCCAAAGTAGCTGGAATAGTGCGAGGGTCCATAAACATCACCTTGCTGCTATCGCTTTTACCAATAGTAGTCCCCATATCCAAATAATTTAAGGCTAACAGCACATCTAGTGCTTTTTGAGCATCAGGGTTAGCCTTAATCCTCTCAGCGATAATTTCTGCCGATTCAGCGATCGCTTGCGCCTTTAAAACCTGTTGTTGGCGTTCTGCTTGCGCCCTGAGAATGATTGATTTCTGTTCAGCTTCTGCTTGCATAATTACGGATTTTTGCCTAGCTTCCGCGTCCAAAATTTGGGCATCTGCCTTACCTCTAGCGCTATTCACAGCCGATTCCCTATCACCTTCCGAAGTTAAAATAGATGCGCGTTTGCGTCGTTCCGCTGACATTTGCAATTCCATTGCTTCCCGTACCGCTTGAGAAGGAATAATATCCCTCAACTCCACCCGCGTCACCTTTACACCCCAAGGATCAGTAGAAATATCTAAATCCTGTAATAACAATTCATTAATTTGAGTCCGAGCGGTAAAAGTTTGATCTAACTCCAATTGTCCCATTTCCGAACGAATTTGAGTCAACACCAAATTTACCATAGCCGATTGCAGATCCTCCACCTTATAGCGGGCTTTTTCCATATCCACAATTCGCCAGTAGACCACAGCATCCACCTCAATCCCCACATTATCGCGGGTGATACACTTTTGAGGGGGAATATCCAAAACCTTTTCTCGAATAGTTTCTTCGTAGATAACTTTATCAACAAACGGCATCACAAAATTTAGTCCGGGCTGCATTTTCTTGTTATAACTACCCAATCTTTCCACCAAAGCCTCATTTCCCTGATTGACAACACGCACAGATCCAGCAACAGCAGAACCACCAAGTGCCAAAATGATCAGTAAAAAAAGCTGTTCCATAATAATTTTCTCCTAATTTGCAGGTATTAACCATTAAAGCCGGAACGAATAACTGACAATTGACAACTAACTCAAAAAATAATCTGGCATGACAATTAAAGTCGTCCCTTCCCTTCTCACCACATAAACAGTTTGTTGAGGTGGTAAGCTAATTTTGTGATCATCACATTTGGCTCGCCAAGAATTACCCTCGTATAATACCCTACCCACCTGCCCTGGTAAAATTTCCGTTAAAGTTTCCCCAATGACTGCATCTTGAATGGGCGATTTTCGTCGTCGTGGTTGCAAAAACCGCCGGGAAAGGATAATCAGAGTAGTAGACAAAAACAACCAAACTGCAACTTGTATCCACAAGTTTCCTATACCAGAGTAAGACAATAATCCTACAATTAAAGCACTAATGCCCATCATAAAAGCAACAAAAGCCGATGGTAAAAACAGTTCTGTCAAACACAGAACCGAACCCGCCAACAGCCAAATTAAGCTAGAACTTGGCATAACGCTTTTCCCTTTACAATGAATTTACTGATACCAATATTATGTGAGGCTGAACAGAATCATGAAATCTATTCATCTATTCTTATCTGCGTTTATTTGCGTTTATCTGCGGTCAAATATTCTTAAAGTCTTATTCCATGCAGTTTTATCTTAACTTGGCATTAGATACACCAATACAGTGAATCTTGACAAAAAAAACTAATCCTGATTTTAATTATGTTTTCTACCAAACGGGTGATTAATTGCCCAAATCCAGAATGTGATCAACCTTTGAACTGCGTCGGAGATACTATTTGCGATCGCTGTCACACCCCCCTAATTTACCGCTATCTCTGGGCAACTGGCAACCAAGCCGCAGAAATTCCCCCAGAAACAAAGGTAGCAAACAGATATGAAGTCATCAAACCCCAAATTTGGTTAGATACCCAACCTGCACTATTACCAGATATCCCCGCAGAACTACCAAATATCGTTATTCCCTACCTACGCTTATACTCAGAACATTTGCATATACCCCAAGCCTATGGTTTTAGCTCCTTAGCCGAAATAGAAGATGATATTCTTTTACTAGAAAATGCCCCCATAGATGAAACAGGCTGCATTTACCCAACAATTACCGACTCCTGGGAACAAGCATCTCCCGTGAGACAGATTTATTGGTTATGGCAAATTCTTCAATTGTGGACACCTTTATCAGAATTGGGAGTTGCCCAAAGTTTATTATTAGCAGATAATTTATGTGTGCAAGGTTGGTGTATTCGCTTACTAGAACTGCATCAAAACATAGAAGAATTAACTTTACAAGATTTAGGTAATTCTTGGCGCAATTGGGTGACAGTTGCAAAAACCACCAGTTCCCCAAAATTAGAATACATAGTCGAGTTAATGTGTCAACCTGAAAATGATTTAGAAATTATTAATACTCAACTCAATGAACTATTATTAACAACAGCCACAGAATTACCTTTATATTTAACTATAGCCGGGGGGACAGATCCAGGTCCCGTCATTAAACATAATGAAGATGCTTGTTATCCTAGTCATCCAAGGGACATAGATGATCAATTACAACCAAGACTAGCAATTATTTGTGATGGTATTGGTGGTCATGAAGGTGGTGAAGTTGCGAGTCAATTAGCTTTGCAGTCTCTCAAGTTGCAAATGCGGGCTTTATTGGCACAAATAGACGAACAAACAGAATTATTAACTCCTAAGCTTTTATGTCAACAAATAGAGTCTTGTTTACGAGTCGTTAATAATGTAGTATGGTCGCGCAATGACGAGCAAAAACGTCAGGGAAAGGAACGCATGGCTACAACCTTAGTTATGTCATTGCAAATCCCTCAAAGAAGAGAACAGTTAGAAAATTCCCATGAACTTTATTTAGCCCATGTTGGTGATAGTCGTGCTTATTGGATTACTCAAAATTATTGTCAACTCCTGACTGTGGACGATGATATGGTAAAACGAGAAGTTGGTTTAGGGAAAAGTTTATATCGTCAAGCATTGCAAATCCCAGAAGCTAAAGCCCTGACCCAAGCACTAGGCACAAAAGAAGCGGAATTTCTCAACTTTTCGGTTCAAAGATTTATTATAGAAGAAGATGGGATTTTATTGCTGTGTTCCGATGGTTTAAGCGATCGCAATTTAGTCGAACAATCTTGGCAAGACTACGCAATTCCCGTACTTACAGGCGATTTAGACATAGCAGACGCTACCCAGGAATTAATTAAACTGGCTAACGAAAAGAATGGCCAAGATAATATATCTGTAGTCCTGACTCTTTGCCGTGTTGCCAAACCATCCTCAATGGCAATTATACCCGCACCACCAGCAGAAATTATTCCGCCCCAACCCTTAGCCGTCCCTGACGCAGAAGCATTAATTATATCAGCACCCATAGAAACAGGTTTAACAGCAAGTTCCCAAGCCTTGCTTGATTTAAGTTTGACAGAAGCACCGCTAAAACCATCTAGAAGTAAAGGTTTGGTACTATTAGCAGGATTATTAGTTTTATTATTGGGAAGTACCACAATCAGTTTATTTGCTTGGTGGCAATTATCACCCCAATCATTCTCACAAGTCTGTCGGCAACTTCCGCAAAAGGTACGAGAATTATGTCCGGGAAGGGAGTAGGTGGGGGAGGTGGGGGAGGTGGGGGTGGTGGGGGAGGTGGGGGAGGTAGGGGAGGTGGGGGTGGTGGGGGAGGTAGGGAAAAGAGTATGACCAATGACCAATGACCTCAATAAGAAATATACAAGTTTGTTCTACAGCTTAATAGCGCAATATGTTGTAAAATTGGGTTTGCCATTAAATCATGCTGGATTTTGCAGTCAAAATAGCTGTGGAGATGGTTTAGGAACAACAAAAGTTAGATACATAAGATATTATGAAAATAGGCGATCGCGTGCGTGTTAAAGAATCAGTAGTAGTTTATCATCATCCCGAACATCGCGGTGATGCTTTTGACATCAAGGATGCAGAAGGGGAATTAGTGGCTATTGTCACCCAATGGCAGAATAGACCTGTAAGTGCCAACTTTCCTTTTTTAGTCCAGTTCAGCAAAAAGTTTAAAGCCCATTTACGCGATTTTGAAATAGAAAATATCTAGTACCACAGGGCGGAATTAAAAATTAAAAAATACCGTCCGTACCGTGTCGCCAACCCAAAGTGCTACACGGATTAGTTTTATTATTGATGTGTGCGATGATGCTGACTTGGCAGTTCGCCTTTTCGTGAAATTTCTAATACACGCTTTCACGTGATTTAAGTCACTGGAAAGAAAGACATTAAGCTAAAAGATGAATTCAACAATGTCTCCGTTTAGTTAAGTATGAGTCCTCTAATTCTTATACTCACCCAGATCATTCTCTTCCTCCTGGGACTACGAGTAATATTTTTGATACTTGATCAGGTAATAAATGCTTATAGGCGAGTTAGATTTTCACCAAATAAAAACCCGATTTGGATCATTAAAAACATTTTTCAACGGAGACTAAGGATTAAAACCTATACCAAAAATACCCACAATACATACAAAAATTCGAGGTTGTGGAAGCAACTACTTCGCAAACTCAATAATGAGAATACAACCGCCGAAAGACTAATCAACCATCTCATGATAAAATACCCCGGACAGTCTGACCGATGGTATCTTGAAAAGGCGATTTTCGATTTAGAACGGGATAAAGGAAGATATTAACTTAATCAAGAAAATATTCCCAACAATGCAAATTAATATTACTACCTGCAACCACAACCGCAGCCGCAAAATTATCTGCCGGTGTTAATTCCCTTAAACTCCAATCTCCTGAGACAAGTAATTTACTAGGTTGATTTGGTGTTAAATCTATTTCAATTTCTTCTAACTGTACTAAACCATCTCCTGTAGCTTTTAAATAAGCTTCTTTACAAGTCCAATAACGAAAAAATATTTGTTGTTGTTGGGCGAGAGAAAGTAGTCGCAGGTATTCATATTCTCTAGCAGAAAAGAATCTTTTCGCCAGACCTTCCAAATCGGACATAGTGCGAATATATTCTAAATCCACACCAATTTGATGTTGATAACTTATCCCCAATAAAGCCAAATCTTGGGAATGAGATAAATTAAATAACAATCCTTTATCAGCAAATTTAGCCGCCAATAAAGGCTTACCACGCGGCTGATATTCAAATTCTACTTGTTTAGGGGCAATATCTAAATATTGCCCTAAAATGGCGCGGAGAGTGCCACGTCCAGCCATAAATCTTTGCCGATGTTCAGGAAAATAAAACCTTTCGGCGCGAGCAATTTCATCACTAGATAAAGTTTCCCGAAAAAATTGTAATTGTAATTCATCAGAATTTAAATTAATGCGCCAAATATGCACATCATTTAATAACAAATCTAATTTTTTAGGTGCGGGTAGCCAATTCAAATTACACACAATATCTAATAATTAAACTGTAAAAATTCGGGAGACAAAACGTTTGATATAGTCGGAAAGGTTAGGGATATTCTTTCTTCCTCCTAACTCCTAACTCCTAACTCCTAACTCCTAACTCCTAACTCCTAACTCCTTCTATCCACTCTAAAACACGATTCCACGCCCACCATTGATCAGGATCTTGGTATTGATTTTGACATTTTTTGCTACTCACATAACCAACATGACCACCGTAGCGAGTCAGTAATAAATCTATATCAGGATTTTTTCTAGCAGCAACTTCTAAATCAGGAATGATAGCCGGATCAAATAAAGGGTCATCAGCAGCATATAAAATGAAAGTTGGTTGAGATAATTTTGGTAATAATTCTAAACCACTGCTGGCTTGATAATAATCAGCAACCGTCGCAAAACCCAAACGGGCAATCACCAATTCTTCATCAAATCCCCAAATACTATTAGCCCTGGCAATAGCTTCTGGTTGAATAGACTCAGGATAAGCAGCATGAATTTTCCAGGCTAGTTTTTTCAATTCCTGAGCAATGCGAGACTCGACATATTTACCAAAAGGGTGTTTAACTAAATAGGTGAGCGATCGCAACGAATCCAAACTTGGACAAATCACCGCCCCACCGGCAATGTCAATGTCTTTAGGTGCTAAATCCGCAGCAGCTTTCACTCCCCACAAAGCCAACTGTCCCCCCAAAGAATAGCCCGTAAACCAAAATGGTGAAGGACAACCCATTTTTGCCGCAGTTTCGGCTATTTTAACAAAATCTTCCCCCTCATACAAACCATCCGAAGTCAATGTTGGCGATAATTCTGCGGTTTTACCATGCGCCCGCCAATCAAATAACACCACAGCATAGCCTTGGGCGTAAGCCTTGCGTCCCAAAATTCGTAAAAACCATTGCTGGTCTAGCTCTCCAGTAATACCATAGGTGCCAACAATTGTACTATGGGCATTTGGGGGAATAGCAACTTGACCAAAAATTGGCACACCTTGACCCCCAGAGAAGATAACCTCGTGATATTTTGGTTCTGGATGAGTAATTTTACTCTCCCAATCCCGATTAGCCCATAAAGCCGTATAAGCCGTCATGGTCACGCCATTTTGCAAAAAATAGGGCGGTAAATATTCGTATTTATACATAAAAGAAGAGCATTGTATCTTACAATAGTTTGAGTTTAATATTTATATTAGATTTAACATATTTTTCATAATTAAGATGGTAATCTTTTTATATATCAAGGAAAACAAAGCCTTATGGTTTGCTTGATCATCTAATCATCCCTCAACTTTTTCCCAGAATCAGCGTAGCGAAATTTTGGTAGTTGGGAGAGCGTCAATTATCGTTAAATAAAGTAGTTATAATTTTTTAAGAATGCCGAGGATTCTTGTCATAGACGATGACCCAGCGATTTCAGAACTTGTTGCCGTCAACTTGGAAATGGCGGGCTACGATGTTAGTCAAGCTGAAGATGGCATTAAAGGTCAGGCTCTGGCTCTCCAGCTACAACCTGACTTAATTATGCTTGATCTGATGTTACCTAGAGTAGATGGATTTACAGTTTGTCAACGCTTACGTCGGGATGAACGGACTGCCGAAATTCCTGTCTTGATGTTAACTGCTTTAAGCCAAACCCATGACAAAGTGGAAGGGTTTAATGCTGGTGCAGACGACTATCTGACCAAACCCTTTGAGCTAGAAGAATTGTTAGCGCGAGTACGGGCTTTATTACGACGCACTGACCGGATTCCCCAAGCAGCAAAACATAGCGAAATTCTCAACTATGGACCGATTACCCTCGTTCCCGAAAGATTTGAGGCTATCTGGTTCAAAGCAACGGTGAAACTGACTCATTTAGAGTTTGAGTTACTCCATTGTTTGCTGCAACGTCATGGACAAACTGTTTCCCCTAGCGAAATCCTCAGAGAAGTCTGGGGTTATGATCCTGATGATGATATTGAAACTATTCGGGTGCATATTCGCCACTTGAGAACTAAACTCGAACCTGATCCTCGTCATCCGCGCTACATTAAAACCGTTTACGGTGCAGGATATTGTCTGGAATTACCTAGTGTACCTCCGGGAATGGAGGAAACTATGGCTACAGTAGTTGAGTAAAAGGGAACTGGGGACTGGGAACAGGGGGGCAGGGAACAGGGAACAGGGAACAGGGAACAGGGGAGCAGGGAGCAGGGGAGCAGGGAGCAGGGGAGCAGGGGAGCAGGGGAGCAGGGGAAAATAATTATACTCAAAACGGCTTGATTGTTTGGTGCTAAACCCCTACACATCTGGGTTCTTTGTCATTTGGCAAAAGTTTAAATCTCACCCGTGTTTAGTATAATTACCAACTGACCAATGACCAATGACCAATGACCAATGACCAATGACCAAAAACTATGATATAATTAGTAGTTCTCTAAAATGGTGCTGGGTGAAGAACGTAGAGACAAAACTCAGCACACCTACACACTCAGCACTAAAGAACTCTAGTTTATGGCATTGCCAATTGTTGCAATTATCGGTCGCCCCAATGTGGGCAAATCTACCTTTGTAAATCGTCTTGCCGGAGATCAAACGGCGATAGTCCACGATGAACCAGGGGTAACACGCGATCGCACTTACCGTCCAGCTTTTTGGAATGATCGGGAATTTGTCGTAGTAGACACAGGTGGCTTGGTTTTTAACGATGATACCGAATTTCTCCCCATGATTCGCCAACAGGCTTTAACGGCGCTTGCAGAAGCCTGTGCTGCTATTTTCGTAGTGGATGGGCAAGCTGGTTTGATGCCCGCAGATGAAGAAATTTCCGAATGGTTACGTCAACAACCAGTTCCCGTATTACTGGCTGTGAATAAATGTGAATCTCCAGACCAAGGGGTGATTCAAGCCGCTGAATTTTGGGAATTAGGACTAGGTGAACCTTTCCCCATTTCCGCTATTCATGGTAGTGGGACAGGGGAAATCCTAGATGAGTTAATGAATCACATTCCTCATACAGTAGAAGTAGAGGAAAATACAGAAATTAAAGTTGCCATTATTGGTAGACCAAATGTAGGCAAATCGAGCTTACTCAATGCTTTTGTCGGTGAAAATAGAGCTATTGTCAGTCCTATTTCTGGAACAACTAGAGATACAATTGATACAATAGTTGAACGAGGTGGGCAAACTTACAGGTTAATTGATACTGCTGGTATTCGCAAAAAGAAACATATAGAATACGGGACGGAATTTTTCAGTATTAACCGTGCGTTTAAAGCTATTCGTCGTTCCGATGTGGTTTTATTAGTGATTGATGCTTTAGATGGTGTCACTGAACAAGATCAAAAATTAGCAGGGCGCGTCTTAGAAGAAGGTCGCGCTTGTGTTGTGGTTGTAAATAAGTGGGATGCTGTTGAGAAAGATTCTTACACCATCTATGACCATGAAAAAGAACTAGAATCACGCTTACATTTTACGGAATGGGCAGATACTATTTTTGTGAGCGCAAATACGGGACTACGGGTAGAAAAGATTTTAGAATTGGTCAATCAAGCGGCTGAGGCACACAAACGCCGTGTGAGTACATCAGTCATTAATGAAGTTCTGGAAGATGCTATCAGTTGGCATTCACCACCGACTTCACGGGGCGGTCGTCAGGGTAAGATATACTACGGTACTCAAGTTAGCAGTCAGCCTCCTTCTATCGCGCTGTTTGTTAATGATAATACCCGCTTTAATGACAATTATCGCCGTTACATTGAACGCCAATTCCGTAAACAGCTTGGCTTTCAAGGTACACCGATTCGGTTATTTTGGCGCAGTAAGAAAGTTCGAGAAATGGAAATTGGCGGACCAAATCGTGCTACTCGTGTAAAATAGGAAACGTAAGGAGTCAGGAGTCAGGAGTCAGAAGCCAGGAAGCCAGGGAATAAATTCCCTGTCTAAAAGCTAAAGTCGGTTAAAACCGACTGTTTTATTTTTATTTATTCTGACAACTGACCAATGACCAATGACAACTGACAAAATATGGATTTATTGCGATCGCTCCCCCTCGGACTTTACTTAGAAGAACCGCAAACTTGGTTACATAAACTCGATCCGCGAGTGAAGTTAATTTGGTTATTGAGCTTTCTCAGTAGCTATATTATCGCTAACAACTATTGGCGGGTATTACTGGTATTACTGCTAATTACTTTTACTGTATTTGCCAAAATTCCTCTGCGAGTATGGCGACAACAAATGGGCTGGTTATTGGTACTATCATTTATGGTATTGGTTATTGGCGCGATTAGTCCTGATGGATTAGGTGTGAGTTATCAATCCCGTTTACCCGCAAATGAACAAATTCTCACTCAACCAATAACTGATAAAAAGACCCAAGTTACCCCAATAATAGCAGATAGCAATAAAAAATATAGCTATGTGTTATTTCAGAAAGGATTTGTGAAAATAAATCGCCGTTCTTTGGATTTAGCAATTAGCTTGAGTACAATAGTTTTTACATTAATCTACAGCACTAATTTATATTTACTCACAACTGCACCAGAAGAAATTACTTCGGGAATGGAAAGTTTAATGCAGCCGTTGAGAAGGTTCAATATTCCCGTTACAGAAATTACCCTGACTCTAACTTTATCCTTGCGATTTATTCCCCTGGTTTTAGAAGAAATTCAAAATCTAGTTCGTTCCGTGATGACTAGGGCAATTAATTGGAAAAAGCTAGGATTAAAAGGAGGAGCAAAAGTTTGGTTAATTGTGACGGAAAGATTATTAGAAAATCTGCTTTTGCGGGCAGAACAAATGGCAAATGCGATGATGGTAAGGGGTTTTACTAGTCCTAACGAACATCGAGTGAGATGGCAAGAGTTAAAATTAAAAATGGGTGATTGGTTAGCGATCGCCACTTTAATGGTATTTTGGGGGATCAGAATAGCCTTTGGTGCTGATAACGCAGCGTGACTTAAAATTACCGGCGTTGCTGATTCAGAATATGATTTTACCTCACGCAGAGGCGCAGAGTCGCAGAGAGTAAGAGTTTGAAGTCATTGATTTTTCAATTTCATACTTGAGTTCAGCAACGCCAAATTACCTTATTTTTAGTTGGTAGGTTAATATCGTAATTTTCTCTTTTTTTACACTGGTAAGTTCTTTACTTGTCTATTTTTTTTGACAGGTTACAAGAATATAGCTGAGTTTTCGTTTCAGTTACACTTTGACAAGCCTTAAACAACCAGGACTGACCTACTGGCAACATCGCCATAAAGATAGGTAGGGAAAAAGCATAGGATTCACCTGCTAAATAAGAATCCCAAATACGAGTTCCTGACAACCACAAAGCTAAAAAAGTAAACCCACAAGCTACCAATGTTGAGACTTGAGTAGATACTAAGCAACTGAGGACTAATACTGCGGTAAAAAATAATACAGGCAAAAAAGCAATTTGCTGACAAATAGCTAATAATAGAGGTGCTTGACCACCCAAAATATTGAGATTTGCTGCTACCCAAGGATGTACCCCAACATGATATTCTAATGGCTTTACTCCGTCCAAACCTGTTGAAGGTGTATTGAATTTAGCCAGCATTTCCACAATAGCAGAGTGGAATAGTGTATCCCTATGAATAGTATTAGTATAAGCAGCAACATTAGAAAAGAGATGAGCATAGTTATAACCCTACTCCGGCATAATGAACGGGGACAATGGCACGAGTACAGTCCGTAATTGCCGCTTATACGAGGGTTTCGTCTAAGTTTAGGGTATCGGGTCGGATATCAACAAATACGGGAACTGCTCCCCTGAGAACAAAAGCGTTAGCTGTGGAAACGAAAGTATAACTGGGCATAATCACTTCGTCTCCCGGTTCTAAATCGGCTAAAATAGCCGACATTTCCAGGGCTGCTGTACAAGAGTGGGTGAGTAAGGCTTTGTGGCAATTCGTTTGCGCTTCTAGCCATTGATGGCATTTTTTGGTATAGTTCCCGTCCCCAGCCAATTGTCCAGCGTGGTGAGCTTGGCTAATATACCAAAGCTCTTTACCTGTCATATAGGGTTTATTGAAAGGGATTTTATTCATGGGTTTTAATTTTTGGCAGGTTATTTTAAATTGCGAAGTTAAAACTTAATAAGTTAGGTGGAGTTTTATATAGTTTAACTTAATCATGTAAATTGTCTAACCAATTTCGTAGATCTTCCACAGTAGCGAAATCAAATATTGCTTCTGCTAATACTTCAATTACCTCTAGATTTAAACTTTTAACCCGGGTTTCTAATTCCATATCAATATTTCCTACTTTCCTCTTGATTTGACGGACAATTAAATCTTTTTCCTTGGTAATTGCTTCTTGACGACCTTGCTGAATACCTTGTTCAATCCCTTGCTGAATACCTTGTTCAATCCCTTGTTCCATCCAACTAGTAACTATCTGCATAACTTCCTCCTTTTCCGCTGCTATTAATGAACCTATTTCTGCTGCAAATTTCTCTTCTTCTATTTTATTCAGTCGCAAATATGTATCAATAAATCCTGATATCAATTGCATTTTTGCCGGATTTAATTTTAAAGTTACTAACAACCTTAAACACTCTGCTTTCACCTTTGGTCTATCCGCTGGTGCTATATTCATTTTCGACATTAAAGCAGATGCAACTGGATTTTGACTATTTAAAAAGTCTCTCCAATTTAGCTGATTTAGTTGGATGACTTGATAATTAAATTTTAGCACTTCCAAATCAGGAAAGTTGATTTGATAGTTATTTGTGGCTAAGGTTTTGGGAGAAGAATATGAAAAAATGACTATGGGATAAATTGGTAAGTCAAATTTTTCGTGTAATCTGGAAAAATAACGGAACATTCTTTGATTAAATTTCGATTTTGCTCCTGATTCGGCTTCAATGTGAACGAGAAAGTAAGAAGGTTCACCGAGAAATTTGACTTTGGCTATTAAGTCGGTTTCATATTTGTCTCCTGCGGTAACATCTG
The DNA window shown above is from Anabaena sp. WA102 and carries:
- a CDS encoding energy-coupling factor transporter transmembrane component T family protein; this encodes MDLLRSLPLGLYLEEPQTWLHKLDPRVKLIWLLSFLSSYIIANNYWRVLLVLLLITFTVFAKIPLRVWRQQMGWLLVLSFMVLVIGAISPDGLGVSYQSRLPANEQILTQPITDKKTQVTPIIADSNKKYSYVLFQKGFVKINRRSLDLAISLSTIVFTLIYSTNLYLLTTAPEEITSGMESLMQPLRRFNIPVTEITLTLTLSLRFIPLVLEEIQNLVRSVMTRAINWKKLGLKGGAKVWLIVTERLLENLLLRAEQMANAMMVRGFTSPNEHRVRWQELKLKMGDWLAIATLMVFWGIRIAFGADNAA
- a CDS encoding aminotransferase class I/II-fold pyridoxal phosphate-dependent enzyme, coding for MNKIPFNKPYMTGKELWYISQAHHAGQLAGDGNYTKKCHQWLEAQTNCHKALLTHSCTAALEMSAILADLEPGDEVIMPSYTFVSTANAFVLRGAVPVFVDIRPDTLNLDETLV
- a CDS encoding DUF4351 domain-containing protein, whose translation is MSERIDHDRLFKELISTFFIEFIELFFPEVLKYIDINSVSLLDKEIFTDVTAGDKYETDLIAKVKFLGEPSYFLVHIEAESGAKSKFNQRMFRYFSRLHEKFDLPIYPIVIFSYSSPKTLATNNYQINFPDLEVLKFNYQVIQLNQLNWRDFLNSQNPVASALMSKMNIAPADRPKVKAECLRLLVTLKLNPAKMQLISGFIDTYLRLNKIEEEKFAAEIGSLIAAEKEEVMQIVTSWMEQGIEQGIQQGIEQGIQQGRQEAITKEKDLIVRQIKRKVGNIDMELETRVKSLNLEVIEVLAEAIFDFATVEDLRNWLDNLHD